In the Blautia coccoides genome, ATGTCAGTACACTAGAGCTACTCTCTTGTTAAAATAAATCCATAACAGTGCCATACTCTGCCCTATAATTATTGAAACATAAATCATGATTATAAATAATAATAAAGGGTTTTCCAAAAATCACTGCGAAACTGTTTCTAAGCATATCCATCATTATTTTCAGCATATATAATACTCGTTTATTATATATTCCAAATTTACAAACAGTGTAAATACCATAACAATTCATAATTAGCGCTATATGCTAAAAGAACAATTTCTATAATTAGCTTAAAATGATTTAGATTTTGCTCACAAAATTTCTTACTTCTCATACTTTATATGAAAGGATGCATGGCAATCTTTAATCATTTTTTCTTTATCTTTGCTTCTATTTCCGGAAATAGCTCATATATTCTTTTATGCTCTTTAATTATCATTGCACTTATATATATATACATTAAAACCCATCGAAAAATCGGATGTTCCAATAAAATATAAAAAATCACAGCCGAAATAATAACATGAGTTAGCGGTCGACCAAACATCTTTAATGGATATAATTGGGGTTCCAATTTTTTTGCATATGAAGCATGCATAATCAATGATACAATATATGCAGTTACAGTAGTAAATGCAGCTGCAACATATCCATATTGAGGAATAAAAATAAAATTCAAAATAATATTTACTGTTGCCGCAACAAAAGTATTTACAGTAATAAACAGTGTCTTCTTATAAAAATGTTCTATATTTACATAGAGTGTATACATAAATATAATATAATTTGCCAACACAATAGGAGGGATTATAACTATACCCTCCCAATATTTATTGCTTGCAAGTATTTTTACCACTTCAGGTGCCACTAGTATTAAACATACCATTGCATATGTCATTAAATTCACATAATCAATTGACAGCTTATTAATATCCGAAATATACTTCTTTGTTGTCACCCTTTCTGTAAACCAAGGAATCCATACCCCCTCTAATGCAGTTGTTATCACCGTAGCAATCATACTAAAGTTGTAAATCAGACTATAAATACCTGTTTGTGAAGCATCTGCTAACATTGTAATCATTGTTCTATCTGACTGTGAAAGGACATTTAAAGCTATTCCGTGAACAATTAACGGAGCAGAAATAGCCAAACCGTATTTGATATATCTGAAATCAACAGCAACTTTACCTTTTCTCATAACCAATACAACGACGATTAAACCAAAAAATAAATTTATCAATGCAGTCGGAATAATTCTTCCTAAATATAAATTCGTTTTGAAAACAAATAAAATTGCGATTATTGAAACTAGCACTGAAATAAGATTTGGTAGTATCATCAACATCGTCCGGAATTTGTATCGATACTGCATCATCAAATAGTGTGAATAATCCTGTATTATTGCCGTAGAAAATGCCTGAATCATACAAAGAGCAATCAGCAGAATACTTATATTAATTTTAAGTAATATTGCACACGCTGATACAATAAATGTCATTCCAATTGAACAAGCAAGTGTAAACAAAACAATTGATGACATGAAGTCATCAATTTCTCCTTTATAATCTACAAACGCCATTCGTACACCCATATGAAGCGCAAACCCCATTATCATAGCCAGAATCCCAATCCATGAATTATAAGTAGTAACAATTCCATAATCTGTTGTAGACAAAATTCGAGTAAAAATCGGAACCGTTAAAAAGGCAATTCCTTTATTGAAAAAATTTCCTATTAAATAATATGTACTTGCTCTTTTATAATTATCCGAATTCATCCAATTTGTCTCCTATCAATTTAATTATCTCCCCATAATCCAAGACTTCTGCCGCCATCAACTATTATATTTTGACCGGTAACAAATTTTGCATCATCTGATACTAAATACGCTACTGCACCTGCAATATCATCAGTTTGTCCACTATGCCCCATGCAATTAATATTCCCCCGTTGTATTTTCATGCCATGATCAAATACTGCTTGACTGACCCAACCAGGTGAAATACTATTTATTGTAATTCCTGCTTTACCAAGTTCAATTGCCAGTGATCTCGTAAAGCCCAGTATCCCTGCCTTAGATGCTGCATAATCAGTCATGCCACATTTTCCTTGCAGCCCAACTATCGAAGCTATGTTAATAATACGAGAAGTATCTGTCCGCTTCATATACTTCAGTGCTTCATGAGTACAGAACATGGTTCCTCGAAGGTTCGTGTTTAGTATCATATTAACAATAGAAAAATCCTGGTCCTCAAATCGCTTTGATAACTCGCGTGCACTTCCTCCAGCATTATTTATTAAAATGTCAATTGCCTCATATTCATTTTTAATTTCTTCAAATGCTTTTATAATGCTACTATCATCTGTAACATCCATAATAATTGGAAATGCTAATCCCCCGTTTTTTTTAATATTATTGATGACCACCTCAGCTTTACTTTTGCTACGTGCACAAACACCAACAATAGCACCTTCCATTGCCAATCTGAAGCAAATTGCGCTTCCAATTGCTCCAGAACCGCCTGTAACAATAGCTATTCTACCATCAAGTTTTTTTACATCCGTAATTTCTAGCACATATGATGTACTCAACCCTATTTCTTTTTTAAGTAATTCCTTGACTCTTTTGGGAATCAGTTTCTTTGCAACATCTTTCAGTTCCATCTTTTCCACTCCTTTTTAATTTCTTCCCAAAATCTTCTTAATTTGTCTTTTCATCGGCTGCGGTAATTTTGACGCAACAGCGGTTAAATTCTTTTCTGTTGCAGGTCTAAAGGAATTTAACACCACATTCATCTGTTTTGTATCAACCTCTTTGTCTGTAAACGCTTCAATGATAATAGGTTGCATAGAATCTGTCTTTATAAATTCCTTCATTGCGATATCGAATGCTTCCTTACTTGAAGCCGCAAAATATCTAAAGCCTCTGCTCTCAGCCCATCCACGAACACTTGTCTTATGTGCAGCTGCAATATGCCTATCAATATTCGGAAAAGTTTTCACTTGTTTATAATAAGAAGAATGGAATAATGCGCCCCCAGAATTATTGTTTACTAATATTCTAACATTTTTACTAATATACCCATTCCAAAGTGCATTCATATCATAGAAAAAGCTCAGATCTCCAATCATAAGAAAAGCAAGCCCTTCATTCAGAGATGCTTGTCCAATGAAAGAAGACATGGATCCGTCTATTCCGCATGTACCGCGATTACAGAACACTTCTATGCTCTCATCAATTGAAAAATAACTTGCAATACGAATGTTATTACTATTTGAAATATGCAGCAAACTATCTTTAGGAATATTGGCAAGCATTTGTTGAACTGAATAAACACTTGAATATTCAATTTTACAAGGTTGATTAGAAAGGTCTATTTTCAAATTCTGTAGACTTGTCCATTTTTGGAAATAGCTATGACTCGATGTGGAATTTGCAAGGCAAGAAAATTTGGAAAAAAAAGTTGATGGTTTACATTCTATAATATCCGTCTGACATCTAAATACATCTGATACAAAACCTTCTTTAGATACATGCCAATGCTTAAAAGCGCCACTTATGCCTAACAACTTTGCTTTCAAAGGCGTTATAGAATTTCCATTCATTGTTATTACTATATCTGGACAAATGTTCTTTAATTCATTGCTGGAAAGCAACGATCCTAATACATATGTATCTAGACAGTATTTTCCCTTCAAATTCGACAAATGATCAACAGATACCATGCAATTGTATTTTTCACAAAAGCTATCAAAGGCAGCTTTTATATCAGGACTTAGTTTTCCATGTTGTCCATAAATTATAAGTATTTTTGCTTGCTTAAGTTCCTCGGATTTTTGCTTCCATTTTGCAACGGAATCCTCTAACATAAGTCTATCAATCTTTACCACATCAGGGAGCTCTGAAATCTCAAATTTAAAGGTTCCCTGTTCGACAGGATAATTATCATCAATAGGGAAATTTATATGTACTGGCCCAGCTTGTCTATGATTCAGCTCCAAAAGTGCCTCATTTACTAATTTAGAACAATACCAAAAATCCTTGCTATCCCTCACGATTGGTAAATTAACAGCCTTCTTACAGACATCTTTATACAACCCCACCTGAGGAATCATCTGGTTCTCCTGTTGATTTAAATAATACGGATGTCTATCAGATGTTAATACAACTAATGGAAGATGCTGATAAAATGCTTCGTTCACTGCTGAAACATAGTTCGCCGTTGCTGTTCCAGACGTACAAATAATTGCAACTGGACGTTTTAGTTTTTCTATCAATCCTAATGCAAAGAAGCTAGCACTTCTTTCATCGACAATGGAATAACAATTGAAGAACTTATCTTCTTCCACAGAAAAGATAAGTGGTATATGCCTTGTCCCCGCCGAAATTACTAAATCACGAATTTCATATTTTTTTAATAATGCAATCAAAATCTGAACATTCTGATGTACGCTATACATATTTAATCCCCCTCTTAATTTTAAATTGACTCTATCATTTCAGTAAGGCAACTCTCATAATTTGAAATTCTCTTCCTCGCTTTTGATAATGGTAATTTCATTTCCTGTGTTATATTTTCATAATTTATTATCATGTCGTCTACTTTATGAATTGCTTCTTGAGTCTTCAAAGCTTGACAATCTATATTTATATTGTAACCTATACTGCCAAAGACTCCCTCAAACTTTCTACTATATGCAATTGGTATTGTTGGAACTCCACTCGAAAACGAGCCTATTGTGGCATGCATTCGAGCCCCTATAAATAAATCCATATGGCATATATAATTTTTAGCCTCAATAGGATTTGTAAATTTGGGTGCCAAAATTGTACCTTTATATTTTTCAAAAAGCTCCTTACAAACCACATAATCATCCTCATACGCACCATCTTCAATAACATGTGCGATCAGATGGATTTGATATGAAGAGTTCACAGAATATCGTTCTATTATATTTGTCATAAGCTGAACATAATCTAATGTTAGTTTAAACTGATTATCTCCGGTATAGCCACCCTTCCATAATAGCCCTGAAATATTTATTCCTAGGTTTATCTTATTATCCACCTTACAAGATACAGCTTCTTTATCAAAAGGTAACCCCATGGCTATATCACTTGCTAACAAAAGGTTCGACTTAGGTGCAATCTTTTTAACATAGTCAAATGATAACTGATCTCGTACAAACACACTAACTGCTCTATTAATTGCCGATATAGCAAACAACTCATTAAATATACTATAAAATGGCCCAATAGTCTGTGGTGCAAGAATTAGCTTACTCTGTTTTTCCACAACATGTTTGCAAAGCGTACCTCTAATATATCGTTTATTTCCATATATATCAGCAAAACTATCACCACCTGTTGCGTCAATGACGAAATCACACTTCTTAACCTCTCGATAAAAATTCCAAAAGATATCTTGATGCCTAATACTTATGGGGCGCACTGTAACAACATCTAATTTTTTACCACAGATTTTTTTGAATAGAGAAACAACCCTTAAAGATGACTCTGGAGTAAAAATTGTATATTTAATATGAACTCCTGTTTTTTGACTAATTCGGTCTAGCATGAGAATATGACAAATACCTAATGCATTAACCCCAAAATTTAAATCAAAGAAATCCATATCGTATAGTCCGACATTTACCTCATTTTTCATTCCTTACTACTCCATTCTTTCAGATTATATCTATAGGCAAATAGCATACAAATTAGCAAATTAAATATTCTAACATTATCAGAAGCACGGACAGAAAATAACATTATAGCGTAGCCCAACAATAGAATGGTCATCAGCTTTGGAAAAGAAATTTCATGTTTTTTCGATTCAAAATACACATTTTTCCTTTTACTATTTGTTTTTACTGAATACAGTATTGTACTTATTATGTTAGAAGTAAATGCTAATAACCCAACTGCTCCATGTATATAATAATTATAAAGATACTCATTTTCAATTGATGTTTTTGTCCAAGTGTAGGCATAATTCCATGTTGACTCTATCGCATGTACCGAATAAGCAAACTTTGAAGACGTACCCATTCCAAATAACTCATGTCCTTTTACCGATTCAGCAACCCAGTTAAACAAATCCAGCCTATTACCTACACCGCTTTGATTCATTCCAAATGATGCGGTGTACAAGGAAGAATAACTGTCGTCAAAAATAGCAAGTATCATATACCAAACATCCCTCAACCGAGAAATAAATGATAGATTTACTGCCAAAGATACCACAACAAAAACTATTAATAGCACAATACCTATAATAATTTTTTTACTAAATCGAATAAATCCTGTATAATATCCTAATATGAATTGCTCAAAAATTAAAATAAGCAATGTAGAACGCGACATTGTTAAGACAGCATTTACTAATACTATAATGTAAATCACTTTAAATAATCTTTTCTTTTTAAAGCTCTCTTCATGTTCTATTAAATAAACCAAAATACCTGCAATAAAGCACAAATAAGCACAATATACAATTGGATGAGAAAAAGATGTTTCTATTCTATATATACCTAACCTTATTTCCTTGTAAAAATTATTTTCTGGAAGCCTAGAGATAATATGAAATATATTCACTCTTGTAATTTCTTCCACTAATCCTGTTATAGCTAGAAAACCTCCTGCATATGCCAATGTCTGTAGAGATTCTTTCAGTAAATTTCTCTTTCTTACTTCTGAATAAAATATCAAGCACACTACCAATTGGGCAATAATATATGCGAATGCATTAGTAATTGAAGTATCAAAGACGGCCTGCATTGAATAAACAACAAGATATATCCAAAAAAAAGCACTAGTTTTTGATAAACTTACAAGTTGTATTTTGGTCCCAAAAGCCCATAAAACAACAAATATCAATGCTACTATGTTTACGAGATTTAATGGTCCAAAAGCAATATACCACGGTGTTATAGGGTATAAGAATATAAAGGCAAGTAATACATAATTGAATTTTATTTTCATGAATCAATTACCTTCCTCTTATTGTATCACAGGATATTCTGGAAACTCTCCATTTGCATCAAGAGCTTTTTTTATAGCTTCCAAATAGCCATATTTAAATTTTTCATCAGGCTCTAAATAGCCGCTCTCTGCCCACTCGTTCCATGCTGTAATAAAAAGCATATCTGAATGATATACATCCCTTGCCCGTTTTACTTGTTTAGTCATATATTTTTCAAACTTTTCTGGTGTAGCACCGTCATAAATCTTTGCTTCTTTTCCGCGTCTAGGTGAATTGTCAAATCCAACAAAAGCACCTGGCACATTTTTATCGCTTGCAGGCTTTCTTTTAAGTGTTGCCTCCCATGCCTTATCGTAACTCAATGGTTTGTTCTTATTAAAAAAATTTTCCCCATAATGCAGTAAATCGAAACCAAAATATTTTCCAACCCAGTTTGATATATTTCTTCTGATAGCTTTTAAATATTTATGTTGGTTTGCAAACATATCATGATAGGCATAAAGTGGCTCAAATTCAATATTCATATTAAAGCGACTGTCATCTTTATCCTTTTTCAAATCAAAATCAATGTTTTGATAAGCAAAGTAGAAACCGTTTTCAAATCCGCTTCCTTTAGCCAGCTTGTTCCAATAATCCAGCATTTGATTCAAACATCCAACAATTTCTGGACGATACATTACAAAAAGAGGTTTTCCATCTACTTTAATATATCTATCATCTTTGAAGAACGGTAACAGATAGTCAAAGTGTTCCTTCCATTCTTTTTCCTCTCCATAGTTTTGTGGAATCAATACCTTTTTCGCATCTCCAACCCATGCCTTTGTCCATGGTTCATTTGCCCAAGAAATACAGAATGGCAAATTAATCTCTTTATTGGCAAGCATTTGTTCCATCGGTTTTTCCAAAAGCATGTGTCCACTAAACCAATAGTGGTAATAGCAGAAACCGTATATTCCATACTTTCTTGCTAAGTCCACCTGCCATTTCTTAACGTTATCATCAAGCAAATTATAATAATTGCTATTTAGTGGCACACGTGGCTGATCATGCCCTTCATAAAGAGGTTTCGATTTCTTTACATTAACCCATTCAGTAAATCCATCCCCCCACCATTCATCATTTTCTGAGATATTATGAAACTGAGGCAAGTAAAAGGCGATAACTTTCATTTTATTATTCCTCTCTTATTTCCATCGATTTGTTTTTTTATAGATAATAGGCATTATTGGCCTAGCATACTTGAACATTAGCAAAGCGATTTTCATTTTATATCTAATATTTGGATCTTGCAAAACAAGCTTCCAATTCTCTTTAAGAAACATTTTACAATCTCTTAATTCCAAATCAAACTCTCCATTTCGTGGTGCATTCATATATATTCTAAAAGCTGCTGCGGTTTGATATGACATTGCAGCCTTCCACAGTCTTTCATTTTTATTTTCCATATAATCCGTTATTTGTGAACAAATAGTCAATATGTCACAATCTCGCTTTGAAAAATCATTTGTTGTTATACTGCCATTCCGATGCATATATCCATACAATTTTGCATCACTATATACAATCTTTTCTGCCTTATCGAAAATTTTATACATTATGGCACTATCCTCAAACAGCATTCCATAGGGAAATAAAATATCATCAAAATATTCCTTTTTAAATATTTTTCCCCAAGCTGCTACCAAGAATGACTTTTGGTATAGCATTTCAACAATTGCATCTTCAGGTTTGAATATTTTCTTCATATTCTCTGGTTCAAACTTAATTTTTCTTCCAGGATAACAATGAATCGGATTACATATTCCTATATCAGAGGAATTTTCAATAATCAAACTATATAAATATTCAACAAAATTTTGACTAACCACATCATCACTATCGATAAACATGATGTAATCGCCATTGGCATGTGTTATCCCCTTATTTCTAGCATCTGCCAAACCACCGTTTTTTTTATGAATAACTCTTACTCGCATATCTTCTTCTGCATAATGATCACACATCTGACCACTATTATCGGTTGCTCCATCATCTACCAATATAACCTCAATTTTTTTGTATGTCTGATTTAGTACACTTTCCATACAAGCGCCTAAATAACATTCCACATTATACACAGGAATTATAATGCTTATTAACTTATTCATTATATTATTCTCCCTACAATATTCTTTTAAATCCCGGTAAACTTTTCAATATGCTGACCGCAATATAAGAAAGCACAATGTTGATAATAACAAATACTGCCCCCCCTACACCAAATAAAACATTGAATGGGTTGCATTTCAAAAGTTTGTAGAATACATTGATAAAAAACATATGTATTAAATATATCCCAAATGATTTATCTCCTATCTTGCACAAAATTCTGTCCCATTTATTTTTAATTTTCATCGAATTAAAGACAGAAAACAACGCAAACGATTGTATCACTACAAAAACTGAGTCATAACCAAACAAAGAACCTAATTGCAGTTTCAAAAGCACCCCTAGAACAGACGCGATAACTAATAATGAAGAAGACATCACTAGTAAGCAGATATCAACTTTAATAATTTTTTTAAGCATCCCACGATTCCAGGCTGCTCCCATAAGAAACCAAAACGGATAAATTGTATTAATATGACAATAAAATCCCAATTCTACTCCGAAAATTTTTGTCACACGAAGTACTGACTCAAATACAAACAAAACAAACAGAATATATTTAAGTTTTGTATCTGAAGCATAATCAGCAATTAGTCTATACATCGGAAGTAGAATATATAATCCAAGAAGGCAATAAATATACCACATATGCGCCCACGTATTTCCCGTAAGCACATCTAAGAATGCTTCTGGTATCTGAGTCAGGGATATTGTTTTTTTCTCAAAAACCAATTCCATCCAGGAAAAAGCCAAACCAAAACTAAATAGAACAATAA is a window encoding:
- a CDS encoding lipopolysaccharide biosynthesis protein encodes the protein MNSDNYKRASTYYLIGNFFNKGIAFLTVPIFTRILSTTDYGIVTTYNSWIGILAMIMGFALHMGVRMAFVDYKGEIDDFMSSIVLFTLACSIGMTFIVSACAILLKINISILLIALCMIQAFSTAIIQDYSHYLMMQYRYKFRTMLMILPNLISVLVSIIAILFVFKTNLYLGRIIPTALINLFFGLIVVVLVMRKGKVAVDFRYIKYGLAISAPLIVHGIALNVLSQSDRTMITMLADASQTGIYSLIYNFSMIATVITTALEGVWIPWFTERVTTKKYISDINKLSIDYVNLMTYAMVCLILVAPEVVKILASNKYWEGIVIIPPIVLANYIIFMYTLYVNIEHFYKKTLFITVNTFVAATVNIILNFIFIPQYGYVAAAFTTVTAYIVSLIMHASYAKKLEPQLYPLKMFGRPLTHVIISAVIFYILLEHPIFRWVLMYIYISAMIIKEHKRIYELFPEIEAKIKKK
- a CDS encoding SDR family NAD(P)-dependent oxidoreductase, yielding MELKDVAKKLIPKRVKELLKKEIGLSTSYVLEITDVKKLDGRIAIVTGGSGAIGSAICFRLAMEGAIVGVCARSKSKAEVVINNIKKNGGLAFPIIMDVTDDSSIIKAFEEIKNEYEAIDILINNAGGSARELSKRFEDQDFSIVNMILNTNLRGTMFCTHEALKYMKRTDTSRIINIASIVGLQGKCGMTDYAASKAGILGFTRSLAIELGKAGITINSISPGWVSQAVFDHGMKIQRGNINCMGHSGQTDDIAGAVAYLVSDDAKFVTGQNIIVDGGRSLGLWGDN
- the menD gene encoding 2-succinyl-5-enolpyruvyl-6-hydroxy-3-cyclohexene-1-carboxylic-acid synthase; translated protein: MYSVHQNVQILIALLKKYEIRDLVISAGTRHIPLIFSVEEDKFFNCYSIVDERSASFFALGLIEKLKRPVAIICTSGTATANYVSAVNEAFYQHLPLVVLTSDRHPYYLNQQENQMIPQVGLYKDVCKKAVNLPIVRDSKDFWYCSKLVNEALLELNHRQAGPVHINFPIDDNYPVEQGTFKFEISELPDVVKIDRLMLEDSVAKWKQKSEELKQAKILIIYGQHGKLSPDIKAAFDSFCEKYNCMVSVDHLSNLKGKYCLDTYVLGSLLSSNELKNICPDIVITMNGNSITPLKAKLLGISGAFKHWHVSKEGFVSDVFRCQTDIIECKPSTFFSKFSCLANSTSSHSYFQKWTSLQNLKIDLSNQPCKIEYSSVYSVQQMLANIPKDSLLHISNSNNIRIASYFSIDESIEVFCNRGTCGIDGSMSSFIGQASLNEGLAFLMIGDLSFFYDMNALWNGYISKNVRILVNNNSGGALFHSSYYKQVKTFPNIDRHIAAAHKTSVRGWAESRGFRYFAASSKEAFDIAMKEFIKTDSMQPIIIEAFTDKEVDTKQMNVVLNSFRPATEKNLTAVASKLPQPMKRQIKKILGRN
- a CDS encoding polysaccharide pyruvyl transferase family protein, with amino-acid sequence MKNEVNVGLYDMDFFDLNFGVNALGICHILMLDRISQKTGVHIKYTIFTPESSLRVVSLFKKICGKKLDVVTVRPISIRHQDIFWNFYREVKKCDFVIDATGGDSFADIYGNKRYIRGTLCKHVVEKQSKLILAPQTIGPFYSIFNELFAISAINRAVSVFVRDQLSFDYVKKIAPKSNLLLASDIAMGLPFDKEAVSCKVDNKINLGINISGLLWKGGYTGDNQFKLTLDYVQLMTNIIERYSVNSSYQIHLIAHVIEDGAYEDDYVVCKELFEKYKGTILAPKFTNPIEAKNYICHMDLFIGARMHATIGSFSSGVPTIPIAYSRKFEGVFGSIGYNINIDCQALKTQEAIHKVDDMIINYENITQEMKLPLSKARKRISNYESCLTEMIESI
- a CDS encoding O-antigen ligase family protein, which translates into the protein MKIKFNYVLLAFIFLYPITPWYIAFGPLNLVNIVALIFVVLWAFGTKIQLVSLSKTSAFFWIYLVVYSMQAVFDTSITNAFAYIIAQLVVCLIFYSEVRKRNLLKESLQTLAYAGGFLAITGLVEEITRVNIFHIISRLPENNFYKEIRLGIYRIETSFSHPIVYCAYLCFIAGILVYLIEHEESFKKKRLFKVIYIIVLVNAVLTMSRSTLLILIFEQFILGYYTGFIRFSKKIIIGIVLLIVFVVVSLAVNLSFISRLRDVWYMILAIFDDSYSSLYTASFGMNQSGVGNRLDLFNWVAESVKGHELFGMGTSSKFAYSVHAIESTWNYAYTWTKTSIENEYLYNYYIHGAVGLLAFTSNIISTILYSVKTNSKRKNVYFESKKHEISFPKLMTILLLGYAIMLFSVRASDNVRIFNLLICMLFAYRYNLKEWSSKE
- a CDS encoding glycosyltransferase WbsX family protein, with amino-acid sequence MKVIAFYLPQFHNISENDEWWGDGFTEWVNVKKSKPLYEGHDQPRVPLNSNYYNLLDDNVKKWQVDLARKYGIYGFCYYHYWFSGHMLLEKPMEQMLANKEINLPFCISWANEPWTKAWVGDAKKVLIPQNYGEEKEWKEHFDYLLPFFKDDRYIKVDGKPLFVMYRPEIVGCLNQMLDYWNKLAKGSGFENGFYFAYQNIDFDLKKDKDDSRFNMNIEFEPLYAYHDMFANQHKYLKAIRRNISNWVGKYFGFDLLHYGENFFNKNKPLSYDKAWEATLKRKPASDKNVPGAFVGFDNSPRRGKEAKIYDGATPEKFEKYMTKQVKRARDVYHSDMLFITAWNEWAESGYLEPDEKFKYGYLEAIKKALDANGEFPEYPVIQ
- a CDS encoding glycosyltransferase family 2 protein; the encoded protein is MNKLISIIIPVYNVECYLGACMESVLNQTYKKIEVILVDDGATDNSGQMCDHYAEEDMRVRVIHKKNGGLADARNKGITHANGDYIMFIDSDDVVSQNFVEYLYSLIIENSSDIGICNPIHCYPGRKIKFEPENMKKIFKPEDAIVEMLYQKSFLVAAWGKIFKKEYFDDILFPYGMLFEDSAIMYKIFDKAEKIVYSDAKLYGYMHRNGSITTNDFSKRDCDILTICSQITDYMENKNERLWKAAMSYQTAAAFRIYMNAPRNGEFDLELRDCKMFLKENWKLVLQDPNIRYKMKIALLMFKYARPIMPIIYKKTNRWK
- a CDS encoding acyltransferase, coding for MNYIQAKKTNRQFEYIRAFSIIAVITIHTMYSALIQFGNSATTLSILIYHIVVNLMWWAVPCFLMMTGSLLLDGKKDITMKKLYGKYILRMIIVLFSFGLAFSWMELVFEKKTISLTQIPEAFLDVLTGNTWAHMWYIYCLLGLYILLPMYRLIADYASDTKLKYILFVLFVFESVLRVTKIFGVELGFYCHINTIYPFWFLMGAAWNRGMLKKIIKVDICLLVMSSSLLVIASVLGVLLKLQLGSLFGYDSVFVVIQSFALFSVFNSMKIKNKWDRILCKIGDKSFGIYLIHMFFINVFYKLLKCNPFNVLFGVGGAVFVIINIVLSYIAVSILKSLPGFKRIL